One window of Candidatus Methylocalor cossyra genomic DNA carries:
- a CDS encoding glycosyltransferase family 4 protein → MTESRWPSPGGAFGDKTDEFRRYDDVPARDSIVLVTRNFPPMQGGMEWLNFHIHRALSQIYRVFLVAPKGAETVCPDPATVRISPALPVWRFLLQSFWQTLRLTRAVRPRLIVAGSGVAALPAVLAGRHVGIPVVTYLHGLDIVSAHPGYRCLFLPAIRRSSAWLANSRFTREAAIQAGLPPERVEILVPGTDLPALNQERGTAFRRRLQAGERPILLSVGRLIRRKGLLEFLERAFPAIVRRRPEVLWVIIGADPRQSLARPKVSMAERLRVRVQQLGLEAHVRLLDWEDDRATLGDAFLASRLHIFPVLNLPGDGEGFGMVAIEAAAHGVPTVAFAVGGIPDAVEPGVSGELLPSGDYARMVEVVVKQLDSPEVPEAIRKACRRHAERYAWPLFGDGLRAACAKTIAAQRPAGG, encoded by the coding sequence ATGACGGAAAGTCGGTGGCCTTCCCCGGGCGGCGCGTTTGGGGACAAAACCGACGAATTCCGCCGGTACGACGACGTTCCAGCGCGGGACAGCATCGTCTTGGTCACCCGCAATTTTCCTCCCATGCAAGGCGGCATGGAGTGGCTGAATTTCCACATCCACCGTGCCTTGAGTCAGATCTATCGGGTGTTTTTGGTCGCACCTAAAGGAGCGGAGACCGTTTGCCCGGATCCCGCGACGGTGCGCATCAGCCCCGCCCTCCCCGTGTGGCGGTTTTTGCTGCAAAGTTTTTGGCAAACGCTGCGGCTCACGCGCGCCGTTCGCCCCCGGCTGATCGTCGCGGGCAGCGGCGTAGCGGCCCTGCCCGCCGTCCTCGCCGGACGGCACGTTGGAATTCCGGTGGTGACCTATCTCCACGGTTTGGACATCGTGTCTGCCCATCCCGGCTACCGCTGCCTGTTCCTTCCGGCCATCCGCCGCTCCAGTGCCTGGCTGGCCAATAGCCGCTTTACCCGGGAGGCGGCCATCCAGGCGGGCCTACCTCCGGAACGCGTCGAGATCCTGGTTCCCGGTACCGATTTGCCTGCGCTGAACCAGGAACGGGGGACGGCGTTCCGCAGGCGCCTGCAGGCCGGCGAGCGCCCCATCCTGCTCAGCGTCGGCCGTCTGATCCGGCGCAAGGGGTTGCTGGAATTCCTCGAGCGCGCGTTCCCGGCCATCGTCCGGCGCCGCCCGGAAGTCCTGTGGGTGATCATCGGCGCGGATCCCCGCCAGTCGCTCGCCCGCCCCAAAGTGTCGATGGCCGAGAGGCTCCGGGTCCGGGTGCAACAGCTGGGGCTGGAGGCCCACGTGCGGCTGCTGGACTGGGAGGATGACCGAGCAACCCTTGGCGATGCGTTTCTCGCCAGCAGGCTCCATATTTTTCCGGTGCTGAACCTGCCCGGTGATGGCGAAGGCTTCGGCATGGTGGCCATCGAGGCCGCCGCCCATGGGGTGCCGACGGTGGCCTTTGCGGTCGGCGGCATCCCCGATGCGGTGGAACCCGGCGTATCCGGAGAGCTATTGCCCTCGGGCGACTATGCCAGGATGGTCGAGGTTGTAGTCAAACAGCTGGACAGTCCCGAGGTCCCGGAGGCGATCCGGAAGGCCTGCCGCCGGCACGCGGAACGCTACGCCTGGCCCTTGTTCGGGGATGGGTTGCGCGCCGCCTGTGCCAAGACCATCGCTGCCCAGCGCCCGGCGGGCGGGTAA